In Desulfobulbus oralis, one DNA window encodes the following:
- a CDS encoding (Fe-S)-binding protein translates to MSDVHELAQRLMALDDRLIACMKCGNCQAVCPMFGASGMEADVARGKLALIDNLAHEILRDPAALADKLGRCLLCGSCQAACPPGVKIMDIFMEARELVHDYIGLHPAKKLIFRQLLAHPGLFNLSMRLGAPAQRLLFRSSQDVQETVCAPVLDFMLGDRHIHPLAARPLHARYGALDEPRLAGGIKVAFYPGCVGDKMYTEMSEACLKVLRHHQVAVFMPSGLACCGIPALASGDAKGMLSQLRANLRALAGGDFDYILSPCASCTATIAEHWPAYARRLSAAKAREAAILGAKAMDINAFLVDVLQVRPAAASAGDAIPVTYHDSCHLKKSLGVVSQPRDVIEANPACRLTEMAEADRCCGCGGSFNLFHYDYSRKIGQRKRDNVVASGAKIVAAGCPACMMQLEDVLSHNGDDVRVKHTVELYAESLK, encoded by the coding sequence TGCCCGATGTTCGGGGCCTCCGGTATGGAGGCCGATGTGGCCCGTGGCAAGCTGGCCCTGATCGATAATCTGGCCCACGAGATTTTGCGCGATCCGGCGGCCCTGGCCGATAAGCTGGGGCGGTGCCTGCTCTGTGGCTCCTGTCAGGCTGCCTGTCCGCCCGGCGTCAAAATCATGGACATTTTTATGGAAGCCCGCGAGCTGGTCCATGATTATATTGGGCTGCACCCGGCCAAGAAACTCATCTTTCGTCAACTGCTGGCCCACCCCGGGCTGTTCAACCTGTCCATGCGCCTGGGAGCCCCCGCGCAGCGGCTGCTGTTTCGTTCCAGCCAGGATGTCCAGGAGACGGTGTGCGCCCCTGTGCTGGATTTCATGCTGGGTGATCGGCATATCCATCCGCTGGCAGCGAGGCCCTTGCACGCCCGCTATGGCGCGCTGGACGAGCCCAGACTTGCTGGCGGCATCAAGGTGGCCTTCTATCCCGGTTGCGTGGGCGACAAGATGTACACCGAGATGTCCGAGGCCTGTCTGAAAGTGCTGCGGCACCACCAGGTCGCGGTCTTCATGCCCTCTGGTCTGGCCTGCTGCGGCATTCCGGCTCTGGCTTCCGGCGATGCCAAGGGCATGCTCTCCCAGCTCAGGGCCAACCTGCGGGCGCTCGCAGGGGGTGATTTCGACTACATCTTAAGCCCCTGCGCCTCCTGCACGGCCACGATCGCGGAACATTGGCCTGCATACGCCAGGAGGCTGAGCGCCGCCAAGGCCCGGGAAGCCGCGATCCTGGGCGCCAAGGCCATGGATATCAACGCCTTTTTGGTCGATGTGTTGCAGGTCAGGCCGGCTGCCGCGTCTGCCGGTGATGCCATCCCGGTGACCTACCACGATTCCTGCCACCTCAAGAAGTCCCTGGGCGTGGTCAGCCAGCCCCGGGATGTGATCGAGGCCAATCCGGCCTGCCGACTGACCGAAATGGCGGAGGCTGACCGCTGCTGCGGCTGCGGCGGTTCCTTCAATCTGTTTCACTATGACTACTCCCGCAAGATCGGGCAGCGCAAGCGCGACAATGTGGTGGCGAGCGGCGCGAAAATTGTGGCAGCCGGCTGTCCGGCCTGCATGATGCAACTGGAAGACGTACTGTCCCACAACGGAGACGATGTGCGTGTGAAGCACACGGTCGAACTGTATGCAGAAAGCCTGAAATGA